In one window of Macrotis lagotis isolate mMagLag1 chromosome 5, bilby.v1.9.chrom.fasta, whole genome shotgun sequence DNA:
- the PSMA5 gene encoding proteasome subunit alpha type-5 — MFLTRSEYDRGVNTFSPEGRLFQVEYAIEAIKLGSTAIGIQTSEGVCLAVEKRITSPLMEPSSIEKIVEIDAHIGCAMSGLIADAKTLIDKARVETQNHWFTYNETMTVESVTQAVSNLALQFGEEDADPGAMSRPFGVALLFGGVDEKGPQLFHMDPSGTFVQCDARAIGSASEGAQSSLQEVYHKAMTLKEAIKSSLIILKQVMEEKLNATNIELATVEPGLKFHMFTKEELEEVIKDI; from the exons ATGTTCCTCACCCGGTCCGAGTACGACAG GGGTGTGAATACTTTTTCTCCTGAGGGAAGATTATTTCAGGTGGAATATGCCATTGAAGCCATCAAG CTTGGCTCCACAGCCATTGGGATCCAGACATCAGAGGGCGTATGTCTTGCTGTGGAGAAGAGAATCACCTCCCCACTTATGGAACCCAGCAGCATTGAGAAAATTGTAGAGATCGATGCTCATATAG GTTGTGCCATGAGTGGGTTAATTGCTGATGCAAAGACTTTGATTGATAAAGCCAGAGTGGAGACACAG AACCACTGGTTCACCTACAATGAGACAATGACAGTGGAGAGTGTGACCCAGGCTGTTTCCAACCTGGCTTTGCAGTTTGGGGAAGAGGATGCTGATCCTGGTGCCATG TCTCGTCCATTTGGAGTGGCACTATTATTTGGAGGAGTTGATGAAAAGGGACCACAGCT GTTTCATATGGACCCTTCAGGAACCTTTGTACAGTGTGATGCTCGAGCAATTGGCTCTGCTTCAGAAGGTGCCCAGAGCTCTTTGCAGGAAGTTTATCACAAG GCTATGACCCTGAAAGAAGCAATCAAGTCATCGCTCATAATTCTCAAACAAGTGATGGAAGAAAAACTGAATGCAACTAACATAGAG ctgGCCACAGTGGAGCCTGGTCTGAAGTTCCACATGTTCACAAAAGAGGAGCTGGAAGAGGTTATCAAGGATATTTGA